A section of the Bombus huntii isolate Logan2020A chromosome 5, iyBomHunt1.1, whole genome shotgun sequence genome encodes:
- the LOC126866226 gene encoding uncharacterized protein LOC126866226 — protein MKKSTKFVSESEYNSRRTTYNRSYNNQIVKSKKSVCCQTDRSYPIKSEKHVKHNQKENYTSTNTSSSKDIKTIFATDRANFHSERSKTNLELLGTRYMKKIASRKHGNNTTEKRPRKYDTENLSRVRRKENKFVKLKRRGTIKNINLLPENFFSNGSVTNFASDNLTKILRKYNRRKEALSENRKYDLQRMLNNRMENDVDISKSIACNDTYFIDSTDRVEDEEGIMLENSVSVESNVNSLKTSNVSWKSNNYLVEDKTSEVIILGNVKKRLEEDYDDYFSLHDDDLFHDAEDSNDILEIDQPSTEVTMNHYDYYRYTLYNIYPNEPKSVLVTTSATKHQKTKQELTEQSVQTSRNRTSSIHKFRFANSNLNCNRSSLREQECSPSSSIEYCSARDISLSKLQLSHDDCFSNDVSFKDDNMLQDTREFFDHIPVDSYTVCYYQRNSTPNFSNSSKLITESLDSGTLTDCSRGQFRNTSNERPNEKSEKKVREEWKGYVRKVDLLPTYDFDTDSSYSDESLDRRIDVVIKEFTENLILSERKAKTRLRKMENSTRHRPTSKRRRNRQQAQRVRGCISKRSSTSKFESSPRLNDDDWVISSSTPPLFSFSDSEIDHI, from the exons ATGAAAAAATCTACTAAATTCGTATCGGAAAGCGAATACAATTCTCGTCGTACCACATATAACAGATCTTATAATAATCAAATCGTAAAGTCAAAGAAAAGTGTTTGTTGCCAAACGGACAGATCGTATCCTATAAAATCGGAAAAGCATGTTAAACATAatcaaaaagaaaattatacttCAACGAACACATCGTCTTCTAAAGACATTAAGACAATCTTCGCGACTGACCGCGCGAATTTCCATAGCGAAAGGAGTAAGACAAATTTAGAATTGCTAGGAACTCGGTATATGAAGAAAATAGCATCGAGAAAACACGGAAACAACACAACAGAGAAAAGGCCGAGAAAATACGATACGGAGAATTTGTCGAGAGTtcgtagaaaagaaaataagtttGTCAAACTTAAAAGACGCGgaacgattaaaaatattaatttgttacCAGAAAATTTCTTCAGTAATGGCAGCGTGACAAATTTCGCCAGCGATAATCTGACGAAAATACTGCGAAAGTATAATAGAAGAAAGGAAGCTTTAAGCGAAAACAGAAAGTATGATCTTCAAAGAATGTTGAATAACAGGATGGAGAACGACGTCGATATATCTAAATCGATAGCTTGCAACGACACGTATTTTATAGATAGTACAGACCGTGTGGAAGACGAAGAAGGAATTATGCTTGAAAATTCTGTTTCCGTTGAATCCAATGTAAATTCACTAAAAACTTCAAACGTGTCATGGAAATCGAACAATTATTTGGTCGAAGATAAAACTTCCGAAGTGATAATCCTTGGAAACGTGAAGAAACGATTGGAAGAGGACTATGATGATTATTTTTCGCTTCACGATGACGATCTTTTCCACGATGCAGAGGATTCAAACGATATTTTAGAAATAGATCAACCTTCTACAGAAGTTACTATGAATCACTATGATTACTATCGATacacgttatataatatttacccCAACGAACCGAAATCTGTACTGGTGACAACGTCGGCAACGAAGCACCAAAAAACGAAGCAAGAATTGACAGAACAGTCGGTACAAACCTCCCGAAACCGTACATCTTCCATTCACAAATTCCGTTTTGCAAATTCGAACTTGAATTGCAATCGCAGCTCGTTAAGAGAGCAAGAATGCAGTCCAAGCTCGTCGATCGAGTATTGCTCCGCTAGGGACATTTCTTTATCAAAGTTGCAATTGTCCCACGACGATTGTTTTTCAAATGACGTTTCGTTCAAAGACGACAACATGTTACAAGACACTAGGGAATTTTTCGATCACATCCCAGTGGATTCCTACACTGTGTGCTATTACCAACGGAACTCAACGCCAAACTTTTCGAATTCGTCTAAATTGATCACCGAATCTCTAGATTCTGGAACCTTAACTGACTGTTCACGTGGTCAGTTTCGAAATACGTCGAACGAACGACCTAACGAGAAAAGCGAGAAGAAGGTTAGAGAAGAGTGGAAAGGTTATGTGAGAAAAGTGGATTTGCTGCCTACCTACGATTTTGACACGGATAGCAGTTATTCAGATGAATCGCTTGATCGAAGAATCGATGTTGTGATCAAAGAATTCACGGAGAATCTGATTCTAAGTGAAAGAAAGGCGAAGACGAGATTgagaaagatggaaaattcTACGAGACACAGGCCGACGAGTAAACGACGGAGGAATAGGCAACAA GCACAGAGGGTAAGAGGGTGCATTTCAAAACGAAGCTCTACCAGCAAATTCGAATCTTCTCCGCGGCTGAACGACGATGATTGGGTCATAAGTAGCTCCACGCCACCCTTGTTCTCCTTTTCTGATTCTGAAATCGATCACATATAG